In Elaeis guineensis isolate ETL-2024a chromosome 1, EG11, whole genome shotgun sequence, a genomic segment contains:
- the LOC105038488 gene encoding carboxyvinyl-carboxyphosphonate phosphorylmutase, chloroplastic codes for MSATALAIAMRLPYSAATAAPAGKAHCPPVSLRRRTAVVKAAGRTRIHRLIEEEGTVLMPGCYDALSAAIIQKSGFSAGFISGYAVSASLLGKPDFGLLTAPEMAETARFVCAAAPLIPIIVDADTGGGNALNVQRTVKDLIAAGAAGCFLEDQRWPKKCGHMRGKQVISAEDHAAKIASARDVIGDSDFFLVARTDARATSAKSGLSDSISRANLYMEAGADACFVEAPRDDDELREIGRRTKGYRVCNMLEGGVTPLHTPQELKAIGFHLIVHPLTALYASARSLIDILKVLKEAGTTRDQLHKLSTFEEFNKLIGLESWFELESRYSKVKSSVEV; via the exons ATGTCGGCGACGGCGTTGGCGATCGCGATGAGGCTGCCCTACTCTGCTGCCACCGCCGCTCCCGCCGGCAAGGCGCATTGCCCGCCGGTGTCGCTCCGGCGGAGGACTGCCGTCGTGAAGGCGGCGGGGAGGACGCGCATCCACCGGCTGATCGAGGAGGAAGGGACGGTGCTCATGCCGGGCTGCTACGACGCCCTCTCGGCGGCCATCATCCAGAAATCGGGCTTCAGCGCCGGCTTCATCTCCGGTTACGCCGTCTCCGCTTCCCTCCTCGGCAAGCCGGACTTCGGCCTCCTCac GGCGCCGGAGATGGCGGAGACGGCACGATTCGTGTGCGCGGCGGCGCCGCTCATCCCCATTATCGTCGATGCCG ATACGGGAGGTGGCAATGCTCTCAATGTTCAAAGGACCGTTAAAGATTTAATTGCCGCTGGTGCTGCTGGTTGCTTTCTTGAG GATCAACGATGGCCAAAGAAATGTG GGCACATGCGTGGCAAACAG GTGATATCAGCAGAGGACCATGCAGCAAAAATAGCATCCGCAAGAGATGTTATTGGTGATAGTGACTTTTTTCTTGTTGCTCGAACTGATGCTCGTGCAACCTCTGCTAAGTCGGGTTTGTCTGATTCTATTTCACGGGCTAACCTCTATATGGAG GCAGGAGCAGATGCCTGCTTTGTGGAGGCACCGAGGGATGATGATGAACTCAGGGAAATTGGCAGGAGGACAAAAGGTTACAGGGTCTGCAACATGCTTGAAGGTGGAGTTACACCCTTGCACACGCCACAGGAGCTCAAAGCAATTGGTTTCCATCTCATTGTGCATCCTCTTACAGCTCTTTATGCATCTGCACGCTCATTGATTGACATTCTCAAGGTTTTGAAGGAGGCAGGAACCACCAGAGATCAGCTCCACAAGCTTTCTACATTTGAGGAGTTCAACAAGTTGATTGGATTGGAATCCTGGTTTGAACTTGAATCTCGATATTCTAAAGTCAAAAGTTCTGTTGAAGTCTGA